Proteins encoded within one genomic window of Actinoplanes octamycinicus:
- a CDS encoding vanadium-dependent haloperoxidase, whose amino-acid sequence MPVLATARSRAGATLLGAVTAATLVAAAPAAAQPAPADSVLTWYDTTAAAIATGGAATQVTNNRTWAIAWLAGARAQTGTHSAVGQRAALAGAVHQTLITLIPGQQAAADATLATELAALPDRRQVRDGVAAGRAAAQRLIAERTGDGLDPASVNAPFTVPAAAPGVWQPTPPLFPAATQYGNRVARPFVLRSASQFRPVAPPALGSPRYEADLAEVRAYGSAASTLRTQAQTDTATFWLGSSLTLYTPILRAAVAQSPASIADRTRLIALFHVASVDTQIATSDAKYAYQRWRPVTAIQAGGDTSWLPLHTTPAHPDYPSGHNTYSGAAEGVLTGLTGPHARQPYTIGSPSAPGVTRTYTDWHQPSVENVDARVWSGIHTRNADLAGIRLGSDVARYVLSHAQPLLR is encoded by the coding sequence ATGCCTGTCCTGGCCACCGCCCGCTCCCGGGCCGGTGCAACCCTGCTCGGCGCCGTCACCGCCGCGACGCTGGTCGCCGCCGCCCCGGCGGCCGCCCAGCCGGCCCCCGCCGACTCCGTGCTGACCTGGTACGACACCACCGCCGCCGCGATCGCCACCGGCGGCGCGGCCACCCAGGTCACCAACAACCGCACCTGGGCGATCGCCTGGCTGGCCGGCGCCCGCGCCCAGACCGGCACGCACTCCGCCGTCGGCCAGCGGGCCGCGCTGGCCGGCGCGGTGCACCAGACGCTGATCACCCTGATCCCCGGCCAGCAGGCCGCGGCCGACGCCACGCTCGCCACCGAGCTGGCCGCGCTGCCGGACCGCAGGCAGGTCCGCGACGGCGTGGCGGCCGGCCGGGCCGCCGCCCAGCGGCTGATCGCCGAGCGGACCGGTGACGGCCTCGACCCGGCGTCGGTGAACGCGCCGTTCACCGTGCCGGCCGCCGCGCCCGGCGTCTGGCAGCCCACGCCGCCGCTGTTCCCGGCCGCCACCCAGTACGGCAACCGGGTCGCCCGCCCGTTCGTGCTGCGCTCGGCGAGCCAGTTCCGGCCGGTCGCTCCCCCGGCGCTCGGCTCGCCGCGCTACGAGGCCGACCTGGCCGAGGTCCGGGCGTACGGGTCGGCGGCCAGCACGCTCCGCACCCAGGCGCAGACCGACACGGCGACGTTCTGGCTCGGCTCGTCGCTGACCCTCTACACGCCGATCCTGCGCGCCGCGGTCGCCCAGTCGCCCGCCTCGATCGCCGACCGCACCCGCCTGATCGCGCTCTTCCACGTCGCCTCGGTGGACACCCAGATCGCCACCTCCGACGCCAAGTACGCCTACCAGCGCTGGCGCCCAGTCACCGCGATCCAGGCCGGCGGTGACACCAGCTGGCTGCCGCTGCACACCACCCCGGCGCACCCGGACTACCCGAGCGGGCACAACACCTACTCCGGCGCGGCCGAGGGCGTGCTCACCGGGCTGACCGGACCGCATGCCCGGCAGCCGTACACGATCGGCAGCCCGAGCGCGCCCGGCGTGACCCGCACCTACACCGACTGGCACCAGCCGAGCGTGGAGAACGTGGACGCCCGGGTCTGGTCCGGCATCCACACCCGCAACGCCGACCTGGCCGGGATCCGGCTGGGCAGCGACGTCGCCCGGTACGTGCTGAGTCACGCGCAGCCACTGCTGCGCTGA
- the fxsT gene encoding FxSxx-COOH system tetratricopeptide repeat protein has translation MIGDRKAPRTATVTGSGDARADRGGVANSGIIIGDVRTEFHEHHHHAPRVVTWPVQVGMPPASASAFQPRREVRDRLVNGGPSETRPAWVLAGGGGVGKSQLAAWLARRALDERTADLVAWVTASSPEQIVTTYARAAARVGAPGADGDDPAADAAVFCEWLHTTDRSWLIVLDDVDDPGHLAGWWPPRRPRGAIVATTRRHDAALTGSGRQRIEIGVFSPDESEAYLTERLTEAGCADLLDEGAPGLAAALGHLPLALSHAAAYMIDQAIGCAEYLGLYTRAARVAEVMPVDSDADGYGRPVAVTLLLALDAADAAEPAGLARPVLALAAALDPDGHPDQLWRTAAVAGYLSGCAGRPVTGDEARRAVRALHRYGLLTHTPADGPRAVRIHALTARAAREAGLVDPATVVQAAAAALLEVWPDADHTTTDLVDALRTNATALAGDLLWAPGGRALLYRAGASLLESRLHAAAVTYWQRMVDDATRLLGDEHPDTVTAHAKLGSSLWQAGRTAETIAVLERVVADRVRLFGDEHPDTISARVDLAGGYRQAGRTADALVIDEKVVDDATRLLGEEHPDTVSARASLGSSLWQVGRTGEAVAVLERVVADRVRLFGDEHPDTLRARIGLAACYRQAGRTADAVALDEKAVGDAARLLGDEHPDTMIARAGLASSYWEAGRRAEAVGILERLVADRVRLFGDEHPDTISARVGLAACYRESGRTADAIAVLEKVVNEEALDDRHPTVVAAVDLLRQWRAEG, from the coding sequence GTGATCGGCGACCGGAAGGCGCCACGCACGGCGACGGTCACCGGGTCCGGTGACGCGCGGGCCGACCGGGGTGGCGTCGCCAACAGCGGCATCATCATCGGCGACGTCCGGACCGAGTTCCACGAGCACCACCACCATGCGCCGCGGGTGGTTACCTGGCCGGTCCAGGTGGGTATGCCTCCGGCGTCGGCGTCGGCGTTCCAACCGCGACGGGAGGTGCGGGACAGGCTGGTGAACGGCGGGCCGTCCGAGACCCGGCCCGCATGGGTGCTGGCCGGTGGAGGTGGCGTCGGGAAATCGCAGCTGGCTGCCTGGCTCGCTCGCCGCGCACTCGACGAGCGGACGGCGGATCTGGTGGCGTGGGTGACGGCGAGCAGTCCCGAGCAGATCGTGACCACCTACGCGCGGGCCGCGGCACGGGTCGGCGCGCCGGGCGCCGACGGTGACGACCCCGCCGCCGACGCCGCCGTGTTCTGTGAGTGGCTGCACACCACCGACCGGTCCTGGCTGATCGTCCTCGACGACGTCGACGACCCGGGTCACCTGGCCGGCTGGTGGCCGCCGCGGCGACCGAGGGGAGCGATAGTGGCGACCACCCGACGGCACGATGCCGCCCTGACCGGTTCCGGCCGGCAGCGCATCGAGATCGGCGTTTTCAGCCCGGACGAGTCGGAGGCTTACCTGACCGAGCGGCTCACCGAGGCCGGGTGCGCGGACCTGCTGGACGAGGGGGCGCCGGGCCTGGCCGCGGCGCTGGGGCACCTGCCGCTGGCGTTGTCGCACGCCGCCGCCTACATGATCGACCAGGCCATCGGATGCGCGGAGTACCTCGGCCTCTATACCAGGGCGGCACGGGTGGCCGAGGTGATGCCCGTCGACAGCGATGCGGACGGCTACGGCCGGCCGGTGGCGGTCACCCTGCTGCTCGCGCTGGACGCCGCCGACGCGGCCGAGCCGGCCGGGCTGGCCCGGCCGGTCCTGGCGCTGGCCGCGGCGCTCGACCCCGACGGACATCCTGACCAGCTGTGGCGGACCGCCGCGGTCGCCGGCTACCTGTCCGGCTGTGCCGGCCGGCCGGTCACCGGCGACGAGGCACGCCGGGCCGTGCGAGCGCTGCACCGTTACGGCCTGCTCACCCACACCCCGGCCGACGGCCCCCGAGCCGTGCGGATCCACGCCCTGACCGCCCGTGCCGCCCGCGAGGCCGGCCTGGTCGACCCGGCCACCGTCGTCCAGGCCGCGGCCGCTGCGCTGCTGGAGGTGTGGCCGGACGCCGACCACACCACCACCGACCTCGTCGACGCCCTGCGTACCAACGCGACAGCCCTCGCCGGTGACCTGTTGTGGGCGCCCGGCGGGCGCGCGCTGCTGTACCGGGCCGGCGCCAGCCTCCTGGAGTCGAGGCTGCACGCCGCTGCCGTCACCTACTGGCAGCGCATGGTGGACGACGCGACACGGCTGCTGGGTGACGAGCACCCCGACACCGTTACCGCCCACGCCAAGCTCGGCTCGTCGTTGTGGCAGGCCGGCCGGACCGCGGAGACGATCGCCGTGCTGGAGCGGGTGGTGGCGGACCGGGTGCGGTTGTTCGGCGACGAGCATCCGGACACGATCAGCGCCCGGGTCGACCTGGCCGGCGGCTACCGGCAGGCGGGACGCACCGCGGACGCGCTCGTGATCGACGAGAAGGTCGTGGACGACGCGACGCGGCTGCTGGGCGAGGAGCATCCGGACACGGTCAGCGCCCGCGCGAGCCTGGGCTCGTCGTTGTGGCAGGTGGGCCGGACCGGCGAGGCGGTCGCTGTCCTGGAGCGGGTGGTGGCGGACCGGGTGCGGTTGTTCGGCGACGAGCATCCGGACACGCTGCGGGCCCGGATCGGTCTGGCGGCGTGCTACCGGCAGGCGGGGCGGACCGCCGACGCCGTCGCCCTCGACGAGAAGGCGGTCGGCGACGCGGCGCGGCTGCTGGGTGACGAGCACCCGGACACGATGATCGCCCGCGCCGGTCTGGCCTCCTCGTACTGGGAGGCGGGTCGCCGCGCGGAGGCGGTCGGGATCCTGGAGCGGCTGGTGGCCGATCGGGTGCGGTTGTTCGGCGACGAGCATCCGGACACGATCAGCGCCCGGGTCGGCCTGGCCGCCTGCTATCGCGAGAGCGGGCGGACCGCCGATGCCATCGCCGTCCTGGAGAAGGTGGTGAACGAGGAGGCGCTGGACGACCGGCACCCGACCGTGGTGGCGGCCGTCGATCTTCTCCGGCAGTGGCGGGCCGAGGGCTGA
- a CDS encoding SDR family NAD(P)-dependent oxidoreductase: MAVTRILITGSADGLGRAAAETLLGDGHQVIVHARTSQRLTAVQDLLDRGAASVVGDLADLDETRALADQVNQLGPVDAVIHNAGVYSGPQVLPVNVVAPYLLTALIHRPRRLVYLSSGMHLGGRDTLSGLDWTGARRTGSYSDSKLFVTALAVAVSRLWPGVPSNAVDPGWVPTRMGGPNAPDDLRLGHLTQEWLATSDDPRARSTGGYWYHQQPREPHPAARSIPFQDRLLAELAAHTGTPLS, translated from the coding sequence ATGGCCGTGACACGCATCCTGATCACCGGGTCCGCGGACGGCCTCGGCCGCGCCGCCGCGGAGACCCTGCTCGGCGACGGGCACCAGGTGATCGTGCACGCCCGCACGAGCCAGCGCCTGACCGCCGTGCAGGATCTGCTCGACCGGGGCGCGGCGAGCGTCGTGGGCGACCTGGCCGACCTGGACGAGACCCGGGCGCTGGCCGACCAGGTCAACCAGCTCGGCCCGGTCGACGCGGTGATCCACAACGCGGGCGTCTACAGCGGCCCCCAGGTGCTCCCGGTCAACGTGGTCGCCCCCTACCTGCTGACCGCGCTGATCCACCGGCCGCGGCGGCTGGTCTACCTGAGCAGCGGTATGCACCTGGGCGGCCGCGACACCCTGTCCGGCCTGGACTGGACCGGCGCCCGTCGTACCGGCTCCTACTCCGACAGCAAACTGTTCGTCACCGCCCTGGCCGTCGCCGTCTCCCGCCTCTGGCCCGGCGTGCCGAGCAACGCCGTCGACCCGGGCTGGGTCCCGACCCGGATGGGCGGCCCGAACGCCCCCGACGACCTGCGCCTCGGCCACCTCACCCAGGAGTGGCTGGCCACCAGCGACGACCCGCGGGCCCGGTCCACCGGCGGCTACTGGTATCACCAGCAGCCGCGCGAGCCCCATCCGGCCGCCCGCAGCATCCCTTTCCAGGACCGCCTGCTCGCCGAGCTGGCCGCCCACACCGGCACACCGCTGAGCTGA